In Pelosinus sp. UFO1, one genomic interval encodes:
- a CDS encoding prohead protease/major capsid protein fusion protein produces the protein MAQRNKNPAWGNKEPLQRSMTFEKAGIDIEKRTVPLSFSSETTEVVRWGDIEILDHSPGACDLTQLNSIGVLLFNHNWDLPIGGIESAVIVNYRGEAVVRFDDDEESDKYFKKVISGTLKAVSCRYSVEPEDWEYVEANAMSSDGRFAGPCYVARKWKVIEISIVTIPADSSVGVGRSKELTVSCEKCGNIPCDCNSEEEMRSDFNMTPEQLAAIEAEKTRKAQEAADAIRSAAIEQERTRTTEITTMCRNFDVDPSTYITEGKTVDQVRSAILEKIQAERTARPNFSVGADEADKFRAAVTDGLAMRCGLTNEKPATGAENFRGMKLLDLARDCYERQTGKRAGYNDPMGLVRDAITGTSDFPNILANIANKSMSQAYNAAQTTFQTWTRKGSLSDFKTATRLRLSEADELKPLTELGEFKHAEVSEGKSTVQLGTYGRKWSLSRQAIINDDMSALSTLPNKYSMAAKRMINRMVYDILNNNAAITLDNVALFHANHGNLTGTGTAMSVISLGVAAALMRKQQNIGKKEYLNIDPEFLIVPVDLMVTGSQLIGSSVDPTKSNQTMNPFFNKLTLVSDAMLTNATGWYLAANPGLVDTIEVNYLNGVDTPVMESRVGFDVDGMEYRIRHDVGVSALDFRGFYKNVGV, from the coding sequence ATGGCGCAGAGGAATAAAAACCCCGCATGGGGCAATAAGGAACCGTTGCAACGTAGTATGACATTCGAAAAAGCAGGTATTGATATTGAAAAAAGAACAGTTCCTCTATCTTTTTCGAGTGAGACTACGGAAGTAGTTAGATGGGGAGATATTGAGATACTTGATCACTCTCCAGGTGCTTGCGATTTGACTCAATTAAATAGCATTGGTGTACTGTTATTTAATCATAATTGGGACTTACCGATAGGTGGAATTGAGTCCGCTGTTATTGTTAATTATCGAGGAGAAGCAGTAGTTAGATTCGACGATGATGAGGAAAGTGATAAGTACTTTAAAAAAGTAATTAGTGGAACTCTGAAAGCAGTTAGTTGCAGATATAGTGTTGAACCAGAAGATTGGGAATATGTAGAGGCTAATGCTATGTCTAGTGATGGGCGCTTTGCTGGACCTTGTTATGTTGCCCGTAAATGGAAGGTTATTGAAATATCTATTGTGACTATTCCAGCAGATTCATCTGTTGGTGTTGGTAGAAGCAAGGAACTTACTGTGAGTTGCGAAAAATGCGGTAATATTCCTTGCGATTGTAATTCAGAAGAAGAAATGAGGAGTGATTTTAATATGACACCAGAACAATTGGCCGCTATTGAAGCAGAAAAAACAAGAAAAGCACAAGAGGCTGCGGATGCTATTCGCTCTGCCGCCATCGAGCAGGAAAGAACACGTACCACTGAAATTACGACCATGTGTCGTAATTTTGATGTTGATCCGTCAACATATATCACTGAAGGTAAAACAGTCGATCAAGTTCGGTCTGCAATTCTTGAAAAAATACAAGCAGAAAGAACAGCAAGACCTAACTTCTCTGTCGGCGCTGACGAAGCCGATAAGTTCCGAGCAGCCGTTACTGATGGACTTGCTATGCGTTGCGGCTTAACTAATGAAAAACCAGCAACAGGAGCAGAAAATTTCCGAGGTATGAAGCTTTTAGACCTTGCTCGTGATTGCTATGAACGTCAAACAGGAAAACGTGCAGGGTACAATGATCCTATGGGGCTTGTGCGCGACGCAATCACTGGAACTTCTGATTTTCCTAATATCTTGGCTAACATCGCCAATAAATCAATGTCACAGGCATACAATGCTGCACAAACTACATTTCAGACTTGGACACGTAAAGGTAGCTTGTCTGATTTTAAAACAGCTACCAGATTGCGCCTATCTGAAGCAGACGAATTGAAGCCATTAACAGAACTGGGTGAATTTAAACACGCTGAAGTCAGTGAAGGTAAAAGCACTGTTCAACTCGGCACGTATGGTCGTAAATGGTCATTATCTCGCCAAGCTATCATCAATGATGATATGAGCGCATTATCTACTTTACCTAATAAGTATTCCATGGCGGCTAAGCGCATGATTAATCGCATGGTATATGATATTTTAAACAATAATGCTGCTATAACATTAGACAATGTAGCACTGTTCCACGCTAACCATGGAAATTTAACAGGGACTGGTACTGCAATGTCGGTAATTTCTTTAGGTGTAGCCGCTGCTTTGATGCGTAAACAACAAAACATTGGTAAAAAAGAATATTTGAACATTGATCCTGAGTTTTTAATTGTTCCAGTTGATTTAATGGTAACAGGGTCTCAACTTATAGGTTCAAGTGTTGATCCTACTAAATCAAACCAGACAATGAATCCATTTTTCAATAAATTAACTTTAGTTTCTGACGCTATGCTAACAAATGCTACAGGATGGTACTTAGCGGCTAACCCTGGACTAGTAGATACTATCGAGGTCAATTATCTTAACGGCGTAGATACCCCAGTTATGGAATCGCGTGTTGGTTTTGATGTGGACGGTATGGAGTACCGTATTCGGCATGACGTTGGCGTAAGTGCGCTAGACTTCCGTGGATTCTATAAAAACGTAGGAGTGTAA